CTTTTAatctgttgctttttaaaaatattaatggagatactttttttttggcaacaCCTAATGAGTTTATGTGAGcaggctcagggagttggtgacggacagggaagcctggcatgctgctgcagtccacggggttggaaagaggcggacacgactgagcgactgaactgagctgaataagTTTATCAGGAGATACTTCATTTTTAAGGAGCAAGTTTTGAACCAAGCTGAAATgttgcttctttttaattttatacttcttTCACTATAAGAAggtttatagatttaaaaaaaaattaatgtagtaCATTTACAATATgtaaatcttttcctttatggcaTTTTGGCTTGAGACTTGTTCAGAAAGATGTTCTCCACACAAAGATTACAAAAACATTTCCTATTGTGTCCTTCTGATAcctttttagtttcatttttatgtttagtACTCTATGCTGTCTCGGCTttcttactgttgttgtttagtcactaagtcgtgtccagctgtttttgaccccatgagtcacaatatgccaggcttccctgttcttcactatctcctggagtttgctcaaactcgtgtccattgacttggtgatgccatccaaccatctcatcctctgtcgcccccttctccctctgccctcagtcttccccagcatcagggtctttttctaatgagttggctcttcacatcaggtgggcgaagtattggggcttcagcttcagcatcagtccttccaatgactattcagtgttgatttcctttatggttgagtggtttgatctccttgctgtccaagggactcttaagagtctgttccggcaccacagtttgaaagcatcaattctttggtgctcagccttctttatggtccaactctcacatccgtatatgactactagaaaaatcatagctttgactatatggatctttgttgggaCACTGATGTCTCTGTAATGTAAAGTAGCACTCtaacttaatttattttatatatagccaCATATAATATCCCAagactatttatttttcttaaaatttcttagctactgtttttcattttctcttccaagTAAATTTTGGTATTAGCTAATCTAAGATTCATAAGACAGTCCCATTGGGTTTTAAATTgggattttattaaatttatacattaatgctggagaagggaaaggctacccactccagtattctggcctggagaattccgtggactgtatagtccatggagtcacaaagagtcagacatggctgactgtaactttcacttatttttcatatattaataagTAGAGGACTGACATATTTACAGTATGGAGTGTTAGTCTTGAGAACATGATATACAGTCACTGATAATCACATCTTATTGCCATCCTATTTTATATTTACTCTGgtatcccatttatttttgttcctcctttccttctgctttttgAATTAATCaagttcctttctttcttcccttggtTATTTGGATGGTATGTACCTGTCTCTTTTTTCCACTAGTggccttgcatttttttttcaccaaccTATTCTTCTCTCAATTTTGAGTTTTCCTAattacattttgttgttcagtcactcagttgtgtccgactctttatatcctatggactgtagcattccaggcctccctcagttcagttcagttcatttcagctgctcagtcatatctgactctttgcaatcccatggactacagcatgctaggcctccctgtccatcaccagctaccggagcttgctcaaactcatgcccattgagtcggtgatgccatccaaccatctcatcctctgtcgtccccttctcctcctgccttcaatctttcccagcatcagggtctttttccagtgagtcagttgttcacatcaggtggccgaagtattggagcttcagcttcagtccttccaatgaatattcgggattgatttcctttaggagtggcTTGTTTGATCTcgctcaagaatcttctccaacaccacagttcaaaagcatcaattccttggtgctcagctttctttatggtccaactctcacatccatacatgactactggaaaaaccatagctttgactgtatggacctttgtcagaaaagtgatgtctctgctttttaatatgctgtctagattggtcataccttttcttacaaggagcaagcatcttttaatttcatggctacagtcaccatctgcagtgattttggagccccccaaaataaagtctgttactgtttccattgtttccccatctatttgccatgtagtgatgggaccggatgccatgatcttagtttttggaatgttgagttttaagccagctttttcactctcctctttcagtttcatcaagaggctctttagttcctcttaactttctgccattagggtggtgtcgtctgcatatctcaggttattggtatttctcctggcaatcttgattccagcttgtgattcatccagtgtGGCATTTTACATGAGGTACtctgtataaaagttaaataagcagggtgacaatataaagccttgaaatactcctttcctaattttgaaccagtctgttgatccatgtcctgttctgttactttctgacctgcatataggtttctcaggaggtaggtaaggtggtctggtattcccatctctttaagaatttcccacagtttgttgtgatccacacagtcaaaggctttagtgtagtcaatgagttaattaaataatttttattggggtatagttgctttacagtgtggtGTTAGGTTATGCTGTACGGTGAAGTGAACCAGCTACATATATACctatattctctctttttttttgatttccttccaaTTTAGGTCACCTCAATTTTGAGTTTTATATGATATCTATAAAATTCCCCAATAGAACAAGTCATtagcaaattttaattttctgtattacctacttcctttaaaaatacttagttctttcatttatttagtgGTATGTATGAACATAGTTTAAAGCAGGGATCAGCAAACtgtttctataaagggccagatagtaaatatttgaggCCACATGTTCTTTGTTTTAGCTGCTCAACTGGACCTTTGTTATGACACAAAGTTGGTCAGAGACTATATATAAGTGAACCAGTGTGGCTGTGTGCTAATAACACTtcggacactgaaatttgaaccTCACATCATTTTCACATGCCAGAAAATgtccttcttttgatttttttcaaccatttaaatgtaaaaaccatACTTAGCTCATCCATGTACAAAACCAGCCCagagtttgccaacccctggttCAAAGAGGAAAAGGGTTCCCCTATAAGGTTTATTACAAAAATAGCAATCTGTTGCTTGACCCACATTCATCCATCTATTCCCCAGAATCAACTATATTCATCCCTTTTAGCTGTTTCTTTTGGCATTTACTTCCAACTCTCTAAATAAATTGTTTATAGTGCTATTTCTTTAGATTTTAGGAATTACTGACTATTCTTAgaataaaagatgatgatgtaGCTCTTCCACCACCCCCATCCTCCCAAGACAGTATACAATGATCTGCATTAGGTCATTCCTTGGTGTTCACATTATCAAGTCTATGACAACcctgattatttttcctttctctcttgatatattttaaaaaatatttatttatttgactctgcAGGGTCAATAGTTGCAGTATGGGGGGgcgtctagttccctgaccagggctcaaaccgaggccccctgcattgggagtgtggagtcttggccactggaccactagggaagtcccctgtctTGATAGTTTGTTGTCTTTAGAGTTAACACTGTTTCTCCCCACCCCCGTGTTGCTTGTTCTCTACTACTTACCATAGGGCAGTACTTTCCCAAACTGGCTCTCTCTCCTTGCAAGCTGCTGAAAGATGTCCTACAGTATGCCATTGATTTCATTCACTTGGAGCACTCTTTCCTGGAGCCTTTTGACTTGCCCTCCAGGCACACATCCAGCTTGGTCTCCCCTTCCATCATCCTGGAGATTGCACTTGACTTTTTTTGGGCTTGAGACCCCGGTTTCATGGATCCCATCTCTACTTCTTTCTTAGGTTTTTCTCTGGTTTTAGTGGCACATCTTCTCTAGtagcttccagaaaaaaaaaaaaaagaatgcagagaAAGTAAACTATTTGAGTTCTTTCATGCTGGAAAAATCTTTAGTCTAACCTGAAAATTGACAGTTTGGTTGTAGACTTCTAGGTGAGAAAATTGTTTCCCCTCCACATTTTGAAGGCATTGCTTCAATGTTTTCTAATTCTTAGTGCTTCACTGAAAAGTCGGAAAACATTCTCGCTTCTGATTCTTTGAATGTgacctattttttttctctttgacagTTACTCTGTCAGTGTATTGAAGATATTATTCAACTCTCTTCTGGATTTCATTGATGCTACTGAGAAGGCAGCTTTCAGTCTAAAAGTCATGGTTTTAAAGGTAATCAGCTTTTTAAATCTGGCTGCTTCTAAGATCTGTGTCtagatttgtatatatttgtgttttatcCTGTTTGGTTTATCTTGGGCTTCTTGAATTTTTGGATTTATGTTTTTCatcaattttggaaagttcttAGTGACTATCTCTTAAAGTCTTGCTGTTACCTGAGGCTGTCCTCTCCCTGTGGCATGGCAGTTACTTTTTTGTTAGACTTTCTCATTCTGTCTTCAGTGTGTCCTATTTTTCGGTATtttcaggttttctatttctttgtgccTCTGTGCTACATTCTGGATGCTTTCTTTAGCTCTGTTTTACAATTTATTAATTGTTTCTCAAGCCATTTCTAATCCACTATTAAAGCCATGTgttgaacatttaaaaacttttaaaaattgtgaaatttggCATATGCATATAAAGGTGCAAAAACCTCAACATTTAGTTTAGGAAGTAGTGATAATGTAAACACACATTTAGCTACCACCCAGATCAAGCACCCTAGCTTCCACATGTTTCTCCCAATCACAATCTCCTTCTCTCGCTCTAGTGGAAATTTCAGGAACCACTATCCTGATGATTATGCTACTAAAGCCCATGTGTTTCTTTATAACTTTACTTCCTCTGTATGCATCCCTGAACAACATCATTTCATTTTATCTGCTTTTGAACTTGATATGAAGTGGGAGGAGacggggaaaacagaggatgagatggttggatggcatcactgactcagtggacatgagtttgagtaaatctgggagttagtgatagacagggaagcctggcatgctacagtacatggggttgcaaagaatcggacatgactgagtgactgaactgaactgaactttatatgAATAGAGCCATATATTGTATGGATTCTTCTGCGTTTGACTCCTTTTGTTTAACATTATACTTGTTCATTCATGTTTTCAAGactgtagtttatttttattgctgtatgCGTGGgtgcgtgccaagttgcttcagtcgtgtccaactgtttgtaaccccatggactgcggcctgccaggctcctctgtccataggattctccaggcaagaatactgtagtgggttgccattccctcctccagagaatcttcccgacccagggatcgaactcatgtctcttatgtctcctacattggtaggtgggttctttaccactagtgccacctgggaagtgccatTGCTGTAGTATATTACTGAATATATTACAGTTCACTTACATATTCTTTGATCTATAGACCAGGTGGGTTGTTTCTAGCAGTTGATTATTGGGAGTATTATTGTACCTGCCTCTCAAGGGTATATCTAAGTATGTAATTGCCAGGCCATTCAGCattagtgtgttagtcgctcagtcgtgtctgactctttgcggtggtcccatggcctgtagcttgccaggctcctctatccatggaattttccaggcagaaatgctggagtgggttgccattcctttctccaggggatcttccccacccaaggatcaaacctgggtctcctgcattgcaggcagattctttaccatctaagccatgaGCGTACCTGGGCCATTCAGCATGCATGTCTTCAACTTCATGATATTACCAAATGCTTTCCCCAAAGTTTTACACCATTTACTCTCCCACCAGGAGTGATGGAGGGTTCCTGTTGTTTCATATCCTGTCTGAGATTTATTACTGTTAGTCTAAATTTTGCCACTCTGCTCGGTGCATAGTGgtatcacatttcttttttaagattaagGTATAATTTGCATAGAATAAAATACACGGAACCAAAATATCTATTACAATATAATCATTCCTGGCTCTCCACTGGGAGAGCATTTTCAGATCAAACACATTCATGAAGGTGTTTTTAGTTAAAAAGTAGGGACAGAACAGAGGCTCCACCTGTCCTGATCATACCTATCTCTCCTAGTTCATCACTGTCTACTCTGCCCTGGTCTCCTGTGTTCCAGTTATGCTCTTATGGccaattttattttagaagtgaGAAATCTGACCCTCTGAGTGCTCAAGGTCTCAGAGTGGTGGTGTCAGGATTTGAACTGGGCTCTGTCTCCAAGGCAGTGTGCTTACTATTATCCCTTTCCATGTAAGAGACTCCTTTGTGTTACAGTAGAACCATCCACCCTGCATGGTCAGCTCTATGAGAGTACAGAATGTGTCTGCCTTCTGTTCCACATGGCAGACTCAGGAATATGTGTTCAAAGAATGATTAGGTGAAGGAATCAACCTGTTAGGCTGCAAATCTCCATGCCTCTCCCTTCTGTCCACCTGGCAGTAGCAATATAGCAAGCTGTATGAGTTGAGGGAAATGAGTTTATTCCATGCTTCACAATAACAGTTCTCTATAAAATGAGATTCACAGCTGGTAAATCTTTGAAGAGAAGTTCAGGAACAGACAGGGCAGATGTGGAGGGTGTGCTAGCCACCTGGAGATCACAGTGAGGTATGCCATGCCCATAAAGCATGTCCAGTCTGTGTCGCATGTACTCACACATGTTTTTGCACATGTAAGTACATGGAAGGCATGTACATGGAAGTGCATGTAGGGCATGTAAATACCTGCTCACACCTGGAAGTATTGTTTAGGGTGGAGTAATGAGTCTGATTCTCCAATTGTTTGCCTCTTATGGAAGTACCCGTTTTGTGATTCTTATCTCCCAATGCAGACAGAATACACCAAGGGCCCAACTACCATCCTCTCCTCCAGTGTCCCCTCCTGCAGATCCCTGTCATCCAGCGAGGATGGCCCCAGTGGCCACTCCAGCCTTTCAGATGGGGAGCTGACCCGGAACATACAGGACAGCATCAAGCACTGTATCCTCTACCTCTCAGAGCAGCTGAGGGTGGAGAAGGCCAGCCGCGATGAGAACACAGTGGGCTACCTCAAACTGGTATCCAAGGCCGACCGGCACCAGGCCCCCCACATCCGGCAAGCCTTTGAGAAGGTGAACCAGCGAACCTCTGCCACCATCGCCCAGATTGAGCGAAGGCTCCGCCAGTGTCATCAGCAGCTGCAGGAGCTAGAGGAGGGCTGCAGGCCCAAGGACTTAGTGCTGGGGACCAAAAGCAGCCTGGACAACAACTGCAAGCAGCCCCGTGAAAAGGTTCTGTGTACAGAGCCCCCCTGGCCAGGTGGAGAAGACTGCTCATCCAGCGACCTGTCCACTGTTATCAGACACGTCCCTCTCCAGGCTCATTTCCCAGCCTGCCAGCAGCAGAGGTCCTTGGAGAGCAAGTGTGGGGCCCAGCCACGAGCCCTGCTGGGGCAGAAGATGAAGGAGGAGCTGAGAGAGGTGAAGATGGTCCACTTGAGCCTGCAGGGGTCCTACCAGAGCCTCAGGGAGCAGTATCTGACTGACCTGCAAGCATTGCTGGAGTCCCTTCAGAAGGAAAAGTCCAGGTGAGGTGGAGCTCCTGGCCACCTGGGCTCTGGGGAGGGCGGGGGTGGTATCAGTGTTCCTCTTGGAGTGGCAGATGATACATGAGTGGAATTGCCTTGTCTGCCCTGACCCCATCAACTGGGCTCATGGCTAAGTTGAGGCATAAGCTCCCACGTGGGTGATATGTTCTAAAAATTACTGCCTTCCAGGGAATGCTTTCTCTCCTCCTCAGCCCCTGGTGCGGTGGGTTGATTTTATTCAtccaagaggcttccctggtggctcagacagtaaagaaacggCCTGCAAtatgggtgacctgggtttgatccctgggtttgggaagatcccctggagaagggcacggcaaaccactccagtattcttgcctgggaaatcccatggacagacgacctgatgggctacagtccatggggtcacagagtccaataggactgagcaacttgacactttcacttttactttcaagacCAGACTAGGGTCcactaataggaaaaaaaaggcaaactcaATCTCTCAAGGACATCCCCATTTCTACTGAGCCCTTCTTGGGGTGCTAGCCACCCTCATAGGTGCCAAGCTCCCTCCTCTGAGCCCTGCAGTCATCCTCTGTTTGCATAGGGAAATCCTACCTGCACTGACACTGCTGGACCAATCCCTGAAGGGCAGTTAAAGGAGTATGAAGGGGCAACCTGCTGTCAAGTAAGGCAGCCAGTCACAATTCaggttttttgggggggtgacTTTTTCAAGGTTATTGTAGTTGTTCCATCGctgttgcatccaactctttgcaactccatgaactgcagcacaccaggcttccctgcccttcagcatctcctggagcttgctcaaactcaagtccatctagttggtgacgtcatccaaccatctcatcctctgtcgtccccttctcctcctgccttcaatctttcccagcatcagggtcttttccaatgagtcagttcttggcatcaggtggccaaagtattggagcttcaggttcatcatcagtccttccagtgaatatttaggactgatctcttttaggatggactggttggatctccttgcagtccaagggactctcaagagtcttctccagcaccacagttcaaaagcatcaattcttcggtgctcagccttctttatagtcctcTTTTCAAGGTTGGATTTATGTAAAGCAAGACCAGAACTCAGGACAGTTGTGCATTTCCTTGTATGTTTCCATACTGCCTAGGCCAATGGGACTGTGGTGCTCTAGAAAGTTCTTAACCCACAGCATATTAGTGTCTGCCAGCTGTACTGGGGAGCAGAGCAAACTACCTCCTCACAAAACTCTGTGGGAATTGTGCAAGGTTGCGCTTCTAAGTCAGCACCTTCCTCATACCAACACCACCACGAGTGAACTGTGAAATAAACTGGCATCGTCTTCAGCCACCAAGATGTTCTGGTCATTGGCTATAGCAGTTAGCCTACCTTGATTagtatacattaaaaacaaaaaagcaggtcCATAGGACTCAGATTTCTTGAGAGAAATGGTGAATGGGCTGAAGAAGACAACGCAGTCATAGTGACAACAGGGAGCGTGTAGCATTGATCACCTGTACCATTCAgcgcccactttacagatggggaaacagagtctCAGGCACAAGGGCATATGTTCAGCTCAATGAAGTGTCACCCGGTGTCCACAGCTGGGCACTACCCAGGCCCCTGCAATTGTCACGTCTTCTCTGGTATGTCACGGACTGAGGTTTCAAACTGGAGAGTTCTGTGACACTTCTCACAGGTTATATGTATTTGCTTTCAAGAgggctattttatttttcaattgagacaaaattgacaaaacataaagttattaattttattttatttttttatccaaaACATGTTTATGGGGATGGTTTCCCATTCTTCTTGATACAGGTTACTTTTAGTGCTACTTCCGTCTGCAGGAGTAGCCTTCTGTAAGCCTGGCTTTTCCTCCTGTAAGCTGGCGGAAGACAGTAGAGCAGCCAACACACAAAACTACCGTTTGTGCATGGCTAAAGACAGTGATGATTTTATAACACCCTGGGCATTTCACATCCATGAAATAGGAATTGAGGCTCTGCACCAGATGCTTCTTCTTGTGTTTCCTATTGTCTTCTGGAGAGAGATGAGGGAGATCCTTTTAAGAGGCATGTTCTCATAGGGAGGTTGTTACTGCTGGAAAGGCttaaattgctgattttaaagtgtacaatggcATTCAGTGCATTCACGGTATTGTGCAATGAAAAGTACATCTATCAATAATAGTTCCCCAATGttttcatcggagaaggcaatggcaccccactccagtactcttgcctggaaaatcccagggacgggggagcctggtgggctgccgtctatggggtcgcacagagttgaacatgactgaagcgacttagcagcagcagcagcagcaacgtttTCATCACTCTCGAAAGAGACACTGCCACTCCCCATTTGCCTTccctcagcccctggtaaccaccaatctgttTTCCATCTCTCTGGATTTGTCTGTTCTGgtacatttcatgtaaatggaagcaTATGTTATATCAGACTTTGTGTCTTCTTTCACGTAATGTAATGGTTTTGAGATTTATCCACATTGCACACAGGAGTGGCTCATTCCTTCTTGTTCAGCAGTGCTCTGTGATGTGAATGCAGTGCATTGACCCATTCATTTGCTACCAGTTGGGGCTGTGAGGAGTAGAGCTACTGTGAACACTATGCGTGTCTTTTTGTGAACATATGCTTTTGTATGTGAAATTGCCAAATCAACATCTAAAGAAACTTTTCcagcatgtgctgtgcttagtcgctcagtcatgtccaactcttggcaaccccatggactgtagccctccaggctcctctgtccatgggattctctaggcaaggatactagagtgggttgccatgccctcc
This genomic interval from Bos indicus x Bos taurus breed Angus x Brahman F1 hybrid chromosome X, Bos_hybrid_MaternalHap_v2.0, whole genome shotgun sequence contains the following:
- the LOC113887486 gene encoding 40S ribosomal protein S27-like, producing the protein MELLLGGVTGPRTETVATMDLPHLSPEDNRKHKKKHLVQSLNSYFMDVKCPGCYKIITVFSHAQTVVLCVGCSTVFRQLTGGKARLTEGYSCRRK
- the TEX28 gene encoding testis-specific protein TEX28: MYMEVHYPFCDSYLPMQTEYTKGPTTILSSSVPSCRSLSSSEDGPSGHSSLSDGELTRNIQDSIKHCILYLSEQLRVEKASRDENTVGYLKLVSKADRHQAPHIRQAFEKVNQRTSATIAQIERRLRQCHQQLQELEEGCRPKDLVLGTKSSLDNNCKQPREKVLCTEPPWPGGEDCSSSDLSTVIRHVPLQAHFPACQQQRSLESKCGAQPRALLGQKMKEELREVKMVHLSLQGSYQSLREQYLTDLQALLESLQKEKSRQVLLEGQVNGHLQGHLDEIYHLKQNLACTKERIVYLSCERAKEIWEVMDTFKNRMGKLKALQQVTQLGLTERPQSWPQDILCHLTSLLLTLATVLLVLLSGTCACPLLLHLRLHTCTMLLLLGLSTLAWQKWHTISAPEWQAWVPSRWRWFARASRPPPKGP